A window of the Mesoplasma florum L1 genome harbors these coding sequences:
- a CDS encoding DEAD/DEAH box helicase, producing MSNNNERKFSDFGFKKYINDTLKEINFETPTRIQAEIIPLIKKHQNVIALSHTGTGKTHAFLLPILNNLRFDQDKKNVQALIIAPTRELAKQIFDNVKPFTKNETQLKVDLFIGGEDINKQIESLNKRQPTIAVGTPTRIKELYEQNHLKATTSDYIIIDECDMIFDLGFIEDVDFVVSKAKQNVNLSMFSATIPEQLRPFVSKYARNAHFIDVTEKNVSSKNIKHVLIETKNRETDLVLSNLLNSINPYLCLIFSNHKEDIPKYVKLIREITGQNVGELHGDLQPRTRMNMLKKIKNNEFKFVVATDVAARGVDIIGVSHVISIDLPTDLSYYIHRSGRTGRSKMTGESYVLFNVKNQEKIEALEKIGIEFIRLRMDNNQLIEIRNKNKKKAKHYEDLDTDSKKVIAKYSNQKVKPGYKKKRKRELDEITRKKRREHIKKSIDKIKKEKYRKRREELFD from the coding sequence ATGTCAAATAATAACGAAAGAAAGTTTAGTGATTTTGGTTTCAAAAAATACATTAATGATACTTTAAAAGAAATAAATTTTGAAACACCAACTAGAATTCAAGCTGAGATAATACCTTTAATCAAGAAACATCAAAATGTTATTGCTCTTTCTCACACAGGAACAGGAAAAACTCATGCTTTTTTACTACCTATTTTAAACAATCTAAGATTTGATCAAGATAAGAAAAATGTACAAGCATTAATTATTGCACCAACAAGAGAATTGGCAAAACAAATTTTTGATAATGTTAAACCTTTCACAAAAAATGAAACTCAATTGAAAGTAGATTTATTTATTGGTGGAGAGGACATAAATAAACAAATTGAATCTCTAAATAAAAGACAACCAACCATTGCTGTTGGTACACCAACAAGAATTAAAGAATTATATGAACAAAATCATCTTAAAGCTACAACATCAGATTACATTATTATTGATGAGTGCGACATGATATTTGATTTAGGTTTCATTGAAGATGTTGATTTTGTTGTTTCAAAAGCAAAACAAAATGTAAACTTATCTATGTTTAGTGCAACTATTCCTGAACAATTAAGACCTTTTGTTTCTAAATATGCTAGAAATGCACATTTTATAGATGTAACTGAAAAAAATGTATCAAGTAAAAACATAAAACACGTTTTAATTGAAACAAAGAATAGAGAAACTGATTTAGTTTTATCAAATCTTTTAAATTCAATTAATCCATATTTATGCCTTATATTTTCAAACCATAAAGAAGACATTCCTAAGTATGTTAAATTGATTCGTGAAATAACAGGTCAAAATGTTGGTGAACTACATGGTGATTTACAACCAAGAACAAGAATGAACATGCTTAAAAAAATTAAAAACAATGAGTTTAAGTTTGTTGTTGCAACAGACGTGGCTGCAAGGGGTGTTGACATAATTGGTGTAAGTCATGTTATTTCAATTGATTTACCAACAGATCTTTCATACTACATACACAGAAGTGGAAGAACAGGTAGAAGCAAAATGACTGGTGAAAGTTATGTTTTATTTAATGTTAAGAATCAAGAAAAAATTGAAGCTCTAGAAAAAATTGGGATTGAATTTATTCGCTTAAGAATGGACAATAATCAACTAATTGAAATAAGAAATAAAAACAAGAAAAAGGCTAAGCATTATGAAGACTTAGACACTGATTCAAAAAAAGTTATTGCGAAGTATAGTAATCAAAAAGTTAAACCTGGTTATAAGAAAAAAAGAAAAAGAGAACTTGATGAAATTACAAGAAAAAAACGACGTGAACATATTAAAAAAAGTATTGATAAAATCAAAAAAGAAAAGTACAGAAAACGACGTGAAGAATTATTTGATTAA
- a CDS encoding YitT family ABC transporter, producing MARKKRIKIYSSNGKKALLLSPEEITIVKNDPSYEKNYEIEFNKGKQAFEVRNYYAIGFWKDLLFVLIGAFLSTIAIDYFISITGNAGLFPGGLGAIARFLSIIGANNITISASTLYFIVYFIMNIPLVIFGFIKIGWKFSTLTLIYSIISIFFDLILQNIPYINPNEFSLLIDYNLISSLPGAWGAIIWIFAFAIFGGMINGFSYSITYKGNASTGGSDWVTYYYSKKLNKDIGSLNIKINIFILFIVICLNTIILKTQHIDQTIKLSAIYNEYNSWNELINSDLGKALDPILSAEDKVSIDLFNSWKNLKSGNWNNEDWFNISKYISSSSEYDSYYTSTLVWKMKFKWIIGPSLFASLTLIITQGLTVNRLYPKNKILNLFISTNKINEVQQYLFSVGYTNNIFIWRTVASKKNAWNDQEQDLIMISMPLLYFNKIEDYLIKIDEDMIINIIGSKAVKGKNFSYTFDNELREKALTEEFMNNGKLMKKIESNTIIKTHKKMKKNGVSIQNEV from the coding sequence ATGGCAAGAAAAAAAAGAATAAAAATTTATTCATCTAATGGTAAAAAAGCTTTACTACTTTCACCCGAAGAAATAACAATAGTAAAAAATGATCCAAGCTATGAAAAAAACTATGAAATAGAATTCAATAAAGGTAAACAGGCTTTCGAGGTTAGAAACTATTATGCTATTGGATTTTGAAAAGATCTTTTATTTGTTTTAATAGGTGCATTCCTTTCAACTATTGCAATAGATTATTTTATATCTATAACTGGTAATGCTGGATTATTCCCTGGTGGTTTAGGTGCCATAGCTCGTTTCCTATCTATAATAGGAGCTAATAATATAACAATTTCAGCAAGTACACTTTATTTTATAGTTTACTTCATCATGAATATTCCCTTAGTAATTTTTGGATTTATAAAAATAGGATGAAAGTTTTCAACTCTTACATTAATTTATTCAATTATTTCAATTTTCTTTGATTTAATATTACAAAATATTCCCTACATAAACCCTAATGAATTTAGTTTACTTATTGATTACAATTTAATTAGTTCTTTACCGGGTGCTTGAGGAGCAATTATTTGAATTTTTGCTTTTGCTATCTTTGGTGGAATGATTAACGGATTTAGTTATTCAATTACATATAAAGGAAATGCATCAACTGGTGGAAGTGACTGAGTTACTTATTATTATTCTAAAAAATTAAACAAAGATATTGGTTCATTAAATATAAAAATAAATATTTTCATATTATTTATTGTTATTTGTTTGAACACAATTATTTTAAAAACACAACACATTGATCAGACAATCAAACTAAGTGCTATTTACAATGAATATAATAGTTGAAATGAGTTGATAAATTCAGATTTAGGAAAAGCTCTAGATCCTATATTATCTGCTGAGGATAAAGTTTCAATAGACTTATTTAATAGTTGAAAAAATTTAAAATCTGGAAATTGAAACAATGAAGATTGATTTAATATTTCAAAATATATCTCATCATCATCTGAGTATGATTCATATTACACTTCAACATTAGTTTGAAAAATGAAATTCAAATGAATTATTGGACCAAGTTTATTTGCATCTTTAACATTAATAATTACACAGGGATTAACTGTTAATAGACTTTATCCTAAAAATAAAATTTTGAACTTATTTATATCAACAAACAAAATTAATGAAGTTCAACAATATTTATTTAGTGTTGGTTACACAAACAATATTTTCATTTGAAGAACTGTTGCTTCAAAGAAAAATGCCTGAAATGATCAAGAACAAGATTTAATTATGATTTCTATGCCGTTACTATACTTTAATAAGATTGAAGACTATTTAATCAAAATAGATGAAGACATGATTATTAATATAATTGGAAGTAAAGCTGTTAAAGGTAAAAACTTTAGTTATACATTTGATAATGAATTACGTGAAAAAGCATTAACTGAAGAATTCATGAATAATGGTAAATTAATGAAAAAAATTGAAAGCAATACAATTATTAAGACACACAAAAAAATGAAAAAAAATGGTGTTAGTATACAAAATGAGGTATAA
- a CDS encoding protein translocase SecDF, variant type: MNNKKASFKKIAQSLCLVLIVFSLIISIVFSSFSIANKTNLNTRYSGGYDALVEVYDEKQNATQGTSTPNGDARLAAESLQTKLSPFSDNTIDVKVVGQHRVSIRATKEQYQNNPRLFINAIEQDGGLMAFTQTNNIYTDILFDDTAVKKITASENGIYDSNNEIANKLAISEIFGSVKYTPDRSESGSGQQNSPFLTFEEGSNGSYLKNLTAATTATENAPATPANLTVISSFETILNNLREYFLQAPNENSLDTYLENYYRGVIQPILSFYSSTDTTAQQRAVIDDFFSVSYMTSSGQMQSASLISGSFNKWWTDSASNEQMLFNNSNNIELIVNDLKALLYGTFEGRTAPTNYTYNFVNNVNKYVIDPNSKTEDFKKEPENGNPAGRYSENIILGAQSMRIDEVAKVINDVMLSKVLFAQKSSTSIFSQYLDQSIFEKNFIMINDSVTQTGVASASETMSRATFTPSVVYNGATSQLRVKTRSATIARTIEASISQTTSGFSFKVIKLTEFNPEITLYMLLASIIFLLILAIFTMVFLVIAYRLLGIYTLIIAVTSVFITLFTPTLFGIAIGIELYTLIFIMLGLVLESCILTIEAFKKHLNKEKRSITESFKLSYKENLGIILDSFILILIPNLIIFWIGTGSLKNFATVATVSTAIILFLVIVVFRLMIYLTVKIQIFKNHPLWLPIDTKDIKSGVAIRDKINLSKYEYQLNILTNKEKVSSKELLKIKRINDLIETLKIKIENKEKDYNQKLINKNKEKTIKLNQKIESLEKTEKKIRWYKKDWISFLKVNRDVAKAVSTNAEGKVIEEVKTKRNQNWIFNINRIIIVLLLVFSVIGGVVAATVGPNYSNLFGKDNTYIVYGEYLYELPGNNFDNVVTKIAENQSEEQANAFQSEALRMANEKGHSDIEAGANDNEFVAWLSEYTVQYVFDNNLLKAFYSGYKGTTSLNSIESGTTYGDQTENSSAENLMPYIQIELSNQTNITRTKRLLNSIFTGRTRLGSNYTNESRGILGMYQIPFTAYGQINQILISFAILILILIVYILIRYKWTYYVALALALVVVVLITTSLVIMFRVPISTEILVTMISIAAFTIMSVIFILGKTKSLISIKNKNELRFEFDKEANAQAIIKHKVLEAINNKKALNKANKKRIKDIRRKIVDIKIAKKSKFYTWDAFKAIFKSNRIPKIAELRKEIKAIRKENKTDLKPLRKAIKAAKKAGRKEISTILKDNQFAKSLFVGSLRFGINRLVYISGFYLLFAIILAVTIPSLAGVGITLLIGVFVANIVILTMSLPLLIWLEKRRIVSNYGRKEFISQTNVSQEEQIVKDIND; this comes from the coding sequence ATGAATAATAAAAAAGCTTCATTTAAGAAAATAGCACAATCTCTTTGTCTTGTTTTAATTGTGTTTTCTTTAATCATTTCAATCGTTTTCTCTTCATTCAGTATTGCTAATAAAACAAACTTAAATACTAGATATTCAGGTGGATATGATGCGCTTGTTGAAGTATATGATGAAAAACAAAATGCAACTCAAGGAACTTCAACTCCAAATGGTGATGCTAGACTGGCTGCTGAATCTCTTCAAACTAAATTATCTCCATTTTCAGATAATACTATTGATGTTAAAGTAGTGGGGCAACATAGGGTTTCAATTAGAGCAACAAAAGAACAATACCAAAATAATCCTAGATTATTTATAAATGCGATCGAACAAGATGGTGGATTGATGGCATTTACTCAAACAAATAATATTTATACTGATATTTTATTTGATGATACTGCAGTTAAAAAAATAACAGCTTCAGAAAATGGAATATATGATAGTAACAATGAAATTGCTAATAAGTTAGCAATTTCAGAAATTTTCGGATCAGTTAAATATACACCAGATAGATCTGAAAGCGGTTCAGGTCAACAAAACTCACCATTTTTAACTTTTGAAGAAGGTTCAAATGGTAGTTATTTAAAAAACTTAACAGCTGCAACAACAGCAACAGAAAATGCACCAGCAACACCTGCAAATTTAACAGTTATATCATCATTTGAAACAATCTTAAACAATCTTAGAGAATATTTTTTACAAGCACCTAATGAAAATTCACTTGATACTTACTTAGAAAACTACTATAGGGGTGTAATTCAACCGATTTTAAGTTTTTATTCAAGCACGGACACAACTGCTCAACAAAGAGCTGTTATAGATGATTTTTTCTCTGTTTCATACATGACATCAAGTGGTCAAATGCAATCAGCTTCTTTAATTTCAGGGAGTTTTAATAAATGATGAACAGATAGTGCATCTAATGAACAAATGTTATTTAATAATTCAAATAATATTGAGCTTATTGTAAATGATTTAAAAGCATTATTATATGGAACATTTGAGGGCAGAACTGCACCAACGAACTATACTTATAATTTTGTAAATAATGTAAACAAATATGTTATTGATCCAAATTCAAAAACTGAAGACTTTAAAAAAGAACCAGAAAATGGTAATCCTGCTGGTAGGTATTCAGAAAATATAATTTTAGGCGCACAATCAATGAGAATTGATGAAGTAGCTAAAGTTATTAATGATGTTATGCTGTCAAAAGTATTATTTGCTCAAAAATCATCAACATCAATATTCTCACAATATCTTGATCAATCAATTTTTGAAAAAAACTTTATAATGATAAATGATTCAGTGACTCAAACTGGTGTTGCTTCTGCATCAGAAACAATGTCAAGAGCAACATTTACACCTAGTGTTGTTTATAATGGTGCTACAAGTCAATTAAGAGTTAAAACTAGATCAGCAACAATTGCAAGAACAATTGAAGCCTCAATTTCGCAAACAACTTCAGGATTTAGTTTTAAAGTTATAAAATTAACTGAATTTAATCCAGAAATAACTTTATACATGTTATTAGCATCTATTATATTCTTGCTAATATTAGCTATTTTTACAATGGTATTCTTAGTTATTGCTTATAGATTATTAGGTATTTATACACTAATAATTGCTGTGACATCTGTTTTTATAACATTGTTTACACCTACTTTATTTGGCATAGCAATTGGAATAGAACTTTACACTTTAATTTTCATAATGCTAGGTCTTGTTTTAGAATCATGTATTCTAACAATTGAAGCATTTAAAAAACACTTAAATAAGGAAAAAAGATCAATTACAGAATCATTTAAACTATCATATAAAGAAAATTTAGGTATCATACTTGATTCATTTATATTAATTTTGATTCCAAATTTAATTATTTTTTGAATTGGAACAGGTTCATTAAAAAACTTTGCAACTGTTGCAACAGTATCAACAGCAATTATATTATTTTTAGTAATTGTTGTATTTAGATTAATGATTTATTTAACAGTTAAAATTCAAATTTTTAAAAACCACCCATTATGATTGCCAATTGATACAAAAGATATCAAATCTGGTGTTGCAATCAGAGACAAAATTAATTTATCAAAATATGAATACCAGTTAAATATACTAACTAATAAAGAAAAAGTTAGCTCAAAAGAGTTATTAAAAATTAAGAGAATTAATGATTTAATTGAAACTTTAAAAATTAAAATTGAAAATAAAGAAAAAGATTATAATCAAAAATTAATTAATAAGAATAAAGAAAAAACTATCAAACTAAATCAAAAAATTGAATCTCTTGAAAAAACAGAGAAAAAAATTCGTTGATATAAAAAAGATTGAATCTCATTCTTAAAAGTTAATAGAGATGTTGCAAAAGCAGTTTCAACTAATGCTGAAGGTAAAGTAATTGAAGAAGTAAAAACAAAAAGAAATCAAAATTGAATCTTCAATATAAATAGAATTATTATTGTTTTACTATTAGTGTTTTCAGTAATTGGTGGTGTTGTAGCCGCTACTGTAGGTCCTAACTATTCAAACTTATTTGGTAAAGATAACACTTATATTGTTTATGGTGAATATTTATATGAATTACCAGGAAACAATTTTGATAATGTTGTTACTAAAATAGCAGAAAATCAATCTGAAGAACAAGCAAATGCATTTCAAAGTGAAGCTTTAAGAATGGCTAATGAAAAAGGACACAGTGATATTGAAGCTGGAGCAAATGATAATGAATTTGTTGCTTGATTAAGTGAGTATACAGTTCAATATGTATTTGATAATAATTTACTTAAAGCATTCTATTCAGGATATAAAGGAACAACTTCTTTAAATTCTATTGAATCAGGAACTACATACGGTGATCAAACTGAGAATTCATCAGCTGAAAATCTAATGCCATATATTCAAATTGAATTATCAAACCAAACAAACATTACTAGAACTAAAAGATTATTAAATAGTATTTTTACAGGTAGAACTCGTTTAGGAAGTAATTATACTAATGAATCAAGAGGTATTTTAGGAATGTATCAAATTCCATTTACCGCATATGGTCAAATTAATCAAATATTAATTTCATTCGCAATTTTAATATTAATTTTAATTGTTTATATATTAATTAGATATAAATGAACTTACTATGTTGCCTTAGCACTAGCACTTGTAGTTGTTGTTTTAATTACAACATCTCTAGTAATTATGTTCAGAGTACCAATAAGTACAGAAATATTGGTCACAATGATTTCGATTGCAGCATTCACAATTATGTCTGTAATATTTATTCTTGGTAAAACAAAATCCTTAATATCTATTAAAAATAAAAATGAGTTAAGATTCGAATTTGATAAAGAAGCTAATGCTCAAGCAATTATTAAACACAAAGTCTTAGAAGCAATAAATAATAAAAAAGCTTTAAATAAAGCTAATAAAAAACGCATTAAAGATATTAGAAGAAAAATAGTTGATATTAAAATAGCTAAAAAATCAAAATTCTACACATGAGATGCATTTAAAGCTATATTTAAATCAAATAGAATACCTAAAATAGCAGAATTAAGAAAAGAAATTAAAGCAATTAGAAAAGAAAATAAAACTGATCTAAAACCTTTAAGAAAAGCAATTAAAGCTGCTAAAAAAGCTGGTAGAAAAGAAATATCAACAATATTAAAAGATAATCAATTTGCTAAATCATTATTTGTTGGTTCATTAAGATTTGGGATAAATAGATTAGTTTATATTTCTGGATTCTACTTATTATTTGCAATTATTTTAGCTGTTACAATACCTTCACTAGCTGGAGTTGGAATTACATTATTAATTGGTGTATTTGTAGCAAACATCGTAATCTTAACAATGTCATTACCTTTATTGATATGATTAGAAAAACGAAGAATAGTTTCAAACTATGGTAGAAAAGAATTTATCTCTCAAACTAATGTTTCTCAAGAAGAACAAATAGTTAAAGATATTAACGATTAA
- a CDS encoding adenine phosphoribosyltransferase yields the protein MDLKKHILNVKDFPIDGIDFKDVTPLLNDADAFAYVIDEMAKFVIECGANVVVAPEARGFLFASAVAYKSHTRFVLVRKPGKLPREVIDIEYTLEYGTNHQQMHKGDIKPGDKVVIIDDVLATGGTIEAIVKLVEMQEGKVEGVSFLIDLPALHDENLLQEYKVQKLVKY from the coding sequence ATGGATTTAAAAAAACATATTTTAAATGTTAAGGATTTCCCAATTGATGGAATTGACTTTAAAGATGTAACACCATTATTAAATGATGCTGATGCTTTTGCTTATGTAATTGATGAAATGGCAAAATTTGTTATTGAATGTGGAGCTAATGTTGTAGTTGCTCCAGAAGCAAGAGGATTCTTATTTGCAAGTGCTGTAGCTTATAAATCACATACTAGATTTGTATTAGTTAGAAAACCTGGTAAATTACCTCGTGAAGTTATCGATATTGAATATACTTTAGAGTATGGAACAAATCATCAACAAATGCACAAAGGTGATATTAAACCTGGTGATAAAGTAGTTATTATAGATGATGTACTAGCAACTGGTGGAACAATTGAAGCTATTGTTAAATTAGTTGAAATGCAAGAAGGTAAAGTTGAGGGAGTTTCATTCTTAATTGATTTGCCAGCATTACATGATGAAAATCTATTACAAGAATACAAAGTTCAAAAACTTGTTAAATATTAA
- a CDS encoding DNA-3-methyladenine glycosylase I yields MEDKQRCDWSSNAILNEYHDNEWSKITQNDDYIFELLILENMQAGLNWLTILLKREEFKKAFDNFELKKIISYDENKINELMNNKGIIRNKLKIKSLISNAKAFKEIQIQFGSFYNYIWTFTNNKQVINNWNSIDEVPAESDLSKTISVDLRKRGFKFVGPVIVYSFLQAIGIIDDHLNKCFCKNQN; encoded by the coding sequence ATGGAAGACAAACAAAGATGTGATTGATCATCAAATGCTATTTTAAATGAATATCATGATAATGAGTGAAGTAAAATAACTCAAAATGATGATTACATATTTGAATTACTTATATTAGAAAATATGCAAGCGGGTTTAAATTGATTAACAATCTTACTTAAAAGAGAAGAATTCAAAAAAGCATTTGATAATTTTGAATTAAAAAAAATTATTAGCTATGATGAAAATAAAATAAATGAATTAATGAATAATAAGGGTATTATAAGAAATAAACTAAAAATTAAATCACTAATTTCAAACGCAAAAGCTTTTAAAGAAATTCAAATACAATTTGGTTCTTTTTATAATTACATTTGAACTTTTACAAATAACAAGCAAGTTATTAATAATTGAAATTCAATTGATGAAGTACCAGCTGAATCAGATTTATCAAAAACAATATCAGTGGATTTAAGAAAAAGAGGATTTAAATTTGTAGGACCTGTTATTGTTTATTCATTTTTACAAGCAATAGGAATAATCGATGATCATTTAAATAAATGTTTTTGTAAAAATCAAAATTAA
- a CDS encoding RelA/SpoT family protein yields the protein MAGIILPRRTSKRASTNLNIVEIKDYITLENELKKYIKDRKALIKIKEAYLFAEKMHSEQKRKNGDPYIYHPLSTAYYLAQLQMGPKTIKAGLLHDVVEDTPVKIEEIEEKFGKEIASLVESVTKVSYFAEENREQIKSEYLRKLYISMAKDIRVIIIKIADRLHNMLTIENLPEEKQRVVAKETLTIYAAIAHRIGMKNAKSKLEDMAFKVLNPNDFTDIENLIEKGRESREDNIAKTIDDISFFLRKEKHIKIIDIFGREKTIYSIYRKMNVNGKQFEELHDLVAIRIIAKSTDDCYKILGYLHQKYLPLSGRFKDYIATPKNNVYQSLHTTLSNSKGMFFEVQIRTQQMDDVAETGAAAHWRYKEGEVVDIAKRQKQIDEQIDIFSRILDLTDQINEEENSKEKELENQLQKDVFGSMIYVLTPTQNVITLPYGATVLDFAYRIHTEIGEKTTGAKIDGIFSPINTVLESGQVVEIKTSSKQQPTHEWLKIATTSNAKNRIRKYLGNKLKEDNSFDEDRKELARKTENLINSYINQKEIKWKRKSQSEILEAVKKAGYANLEEFLINVGKGEISIVEATDKFFINHNFSKDEEALRSIQSKTINDRSLKNDIVIDGITNIKTSIASCCLPIPYEDVIGYVAKSGNGIKVHLKECYNLYTTEETKRLVQVQWNSAVAENSLYTTKLKYFATDRPNLLYDISRALSNLKATTINVKLGVDDKSLLVNGELTIKVKSSAQLNQIILTIKSIANIIDCERSVKSIK from the coding sequence ATGGCTGGTATAATTTTACCTAGAAGAACTAGTAAAAGAGCTTCAACAAACTTAAATATTGTTGAGATAAAAGACTATATAACACTAGAAAATGAATTAAAAAAATATATTAAAGATAGAAAAGCATTAATTAAAATTAAGGAAGCTTATTTATTTGCTGAAAAAATGCATAGCGAACAAAAACGTAAAAATGGAGATCCCTATATTTATCACCCACTTTCAACTGCATACTATTTAGCACAACTGCAAATGGGACCAAAAACTATTAAAGCTGGTTTATTACATGATGTTGTTGAAGATACACCTGTTAAAATTGAAGAGATAGAAGAGAAATTTGGAAAAGAAATAGCATCACTTGTTGAATCTGTAACTAAAGTTAGTTATTTTGCCGAAGAAAATCGTGAGCAAATTAAATCAGAATATTTAAGAAAACTGTATATTTCTATGGCAAAAGATATAAGGGTTATTATTATTAAAATTGCTGATAGATTACATAATATGTTAACAATTGAGAATTTACCAGAAGAAAAACAAAGAGTAGTTGCTAAAGAGACATTAACTATTTATGCAGCCATTGCTCACCGTATAGGAATGAAAAATGCTAAATCTAAATTAGAAGACATGGCATTTAAAGTTTTAAATCCAAATGATTTTACAGACATTGAAAATTTAATTGAAAAAGGTCGTGAATCTAGGGAAGATAATATTGCTAAAACAATTGATGATATTTCGTTTTTCTTAAGAAAAGAAAAACACATTAAAATAATTGATATTTTTGGAAGAGAAAAAACAATTTATTCAATTTACAGAAAAATGAATGTTAATGGTAAACAATTTGAAGAATTACATGACCTTGTTGCAATTAGGATAATTGCAAAATCAACTGATGATTGCTACAAAATTTTAGGGTACTTACACCAAAAATACTTACCATTATCAGGAAGATTTAAAGATTATATTGCAACACCTAAAAATAACGTATATCAGTCATTGCATACTACTTTAAGTAATAGTAAAGGAATGTTTTTTGAAGTTCAAATAAGAACTCAACAAATGGATGATGTCGCTGAAACTGGGGCTGCTGCTCACTGAAGATATAAAGAGGGTGAAGTTGTAGATATTGCTAAGAGACAAAAACAAATTGACGAACAAATTGATATATTTAGCAGAATTTTGGATTTAACAGATCAAATAAATGAAGAAGAAAATTCAAAAGAGAAAGAATTAGAAAATCAATTACAAAAAGATGTTTTTGGATCAATGATTTATGTTCTAACTCCAACTCAAAATGTTATTACTTTGCCTTATGGAGCAACTGTATTAGATTTTGCTTACAGAATACACACTGAAATAGGAGAAAAAACTACAGGAGCAAAAATTGATGGTATATTCTCTCCAATTAACACAGTCTTAGAATCAGGGCAAGTTGTTGAAATTAAAACTTCTTCTAAACAACAACCAACACACGAATGATTAAAAATAGCTACTACATCAAATGCTAAAAATAGAATTAGAAAATACTTGGGTAATAAACTAAAAGAAGATAACTCATTTGATGAAGATAGAAAAGAATTAGCAAGAAAAACAGAAAACTTAATTAACTCATATATTAATCAAAAAGAAATAAAATGAAAAAGAAAATCTCAAAGTGAAATTCTTGAAGCTGTTAAAAAAGCAGGTTATGCCAATCTTGAAGAGTTTTTAATTAATGTTGGTAAAGGTGAAATCTCTATTGTTGAAGCCACTGATAAATTCTTCATTAATCACAATTTCTCAAAGGACGAAGAAGCTTTAAGAAGTATTCAATCAAAAACTATAAATGATAGAAGTTTAAAAAATGATATTGTTATAGATGGAATAACAAATATTAAAACATCAATTGCAAGTTGTTGTTTACCAATTCCATATGAAGATGTTATTGGTTATGTTGCTAAATCAGGAAATGGTATAAAAGTTCATTTAAAAGAATGTTATAACCTATATACAACAGAAGAAACAAAACGTTTAGTTCAAGTACAATGAAACTCAGCTGTTGCTGAAAATAGTTTATATACAACAAAACTAAAATATTTTGCTACAGATAGACCAAATCTTTTATATGACATATCAAGAGCATTATCAAATTTAAAAGCAACAACAATAAATGTAAAACTTGGTGTTGATGATAAATCTTTACTTGTTAATGGTGAATTAACAATTAAAGTTAAAAGTTCAGCACAATTAAATCAAATTATTTTAACAATTAAATCAATTGCAAATATCATAGATTGCGAAAGATCTGTAAAGAGTATTAAATAG
- a CDS encoding sigma factor-like helix-turn-helix DNA-binding protein — protein MKKRKKVKLTLEEKYKLFNSNKARIYFAIKKAYSKFDSIPLELEDFEFYAWEAYLDILDKYYDRNMRKSFESCLVDAVYWKAMNVCAKFVTNKYKIMNQGMRTSNFMSDEYKEMINNISVEENSYDEIGWTQLFEQYFAKNTDKMPKQVFTLYIYGMSFVEIAKELNISSAKVRNTFYKVLPEIRQVVSNQVFLD, from the coding sequence ATGAAAAAAAGAAAAAAAGTTAAGTTAACTTTAGAAGAAAAATATAAATTGTTTAATTCTAATAAAGCTAGAATTTATTTTGCTATTAAAAAAGCATATAGTAAATTTGATTCAATACCATTGGAGTTAGAAGACTTTGAATTTTATGCATGAGAAGCATATTTGGATATTTTAGATAAATATTATGATAGAAATATGAGAAAAAGTTTTGAGAGTTGTTTAGTAGATGCTGTTTATTGAAAGGCAATGAATGTTTGTGCAAAATTTGTAACTAACAAGTATAAAATAATGAATCAAGGAATGAGAACAAGTAATTTTATGAGTGATGAATATAAAGAAATGATAAATAATATTAGTGTTGAAGAAAACTCATATGACGAAATTGGTTGAACACAGTTATTTGAACAATACTTTGCAAAAAACACTGATAAAATGCCAAAACAAGTTTTTACACTTTATATTTATGGAATGAGTTTTGTAGAAATTGCAAAAGAATTAAATATTTCATCAGCAAAAGTTAGAAATACTTTTTATAAAGTTTTACCAGAAATTAGACAAGTGGTTTCCAATCAAGTATTTTTAGATTAA